In Brachionichthys hirsutus isolate HB-005 chromosome 20, CSIRO-AGI_Bhir_v1, whole genome shotgun sequence, the genomic stretch TTTACCACATACCTTACTGGAACCCATTCGGCCGAAGCAGGAGAATTATATTTAGCCTGCGTGTGGAGTCGGGAGTTAAAGACCGATTGAACTTGCtctttaagtatttttttaatcgcCGTTCAGCATGTTATGGCTCTGATTGTGAACCGTTGAACTTGCACCAACTCAGCGATGCTTCCTCTCTGACACCTttaagacttcctgtttctgataagcacttcatttccttttcagTATTTTATTAATCCACTGATTGattaatcaaaaaaaaaaaaccaaacggCCAGGTTTCTGGCATTGAGTAACTTCCCATTTGCTTGAGGTTGAACAATTGTCTTTCTATTTATGATGGTTCATTTCACGGGCAGCTTTCAGAGTAAACAAGTTTTGTATCGGGTTGAACGGACCCGATCCGGCATTTCAGGTATTATCAGAGGCAATTAAAAAGGTTGGGGCAAGTAAAACTTTAATTATTACTTgctaattccttttttttctttattggaaAAAGATTAGTTAATTTCCAATTCGTTAAGTTGTGCGTTTTTCAGAGAAAATGCATTCATGCTAATTAGCATTTTGACCAGAATTACTTAGGTCTGctctctccgagtgcttttctagttttaaaagGTGTAAAAGTATCATGTATGTAAAAAAAGTGAGCTCTTTACGTTTTATGAACAAAAAgtgatgcttttaaaaaaaaaattttttttacctgcagtCTGGACAAGCGGCGACGGGAGCTGGAGTGCCGCTACATCGAGGAGCTGGCTGAGCTGCTGTCATCCAACATGGGGGACATCGCCAGTCTCAATGTGAAGCCCGACAAGTGCCGCATTCTCAAGAGCACTGTGGACCAAATCCAGCAAATGAAGCGGCGCGAACGGGGTGAGAGAAATCGGTCCCGAAAACGCATTTATCTATAAAGCTTGCTTTTGGGAAAACGTTTGTATCGATCTTTCGAAACGGACCCGACACGGAATCAATGGCCGCCGATCGATCAGATCGCACCGGGCTAGCGTGTCACCGTGGGCTGACTTGGCGTTTTCCTCgtcatgatttattttgtgtttctccgGACAGAGAAAGCTGATCTTCTGTCTCCAGACGACGAGGTGCAGAAGAGTGACATCTCCTCCAGTAGCCAGGGGCTGATGGAAAAAGAGGCCCTGGGGCCCATGCTGCTAGAGGCGAGCAAACCCACGCTCAGTTCCACTCGGAACACATCCGCCACATCGTTGTTTTACTGCGGCTCACCTCACACACAATCTGATTCatgtttcctccccccccccctcctcctccgcccagGCCCTTGACGGGTTTTTCTTCGTCGTAAACCGGGAGGGCCGTATCGTCTTTGTTTCTGAGAACGTGACGAGTTACCTTGGATACaagcaggaggagctgatgaCCTCGAGCGTCTACACCATCCTCCACGTGGGAGACCACAACGAATTTGTTCGCAATCTGCTGCCCAAAAGCTTGGGTGAGTGAGGCGGGACTTTCAAAACGGGAGAAGAACGATCAGCTTTATTGAAGCTGGGTGGAAATTTAAATGAATATCTGTAGAACCAGAGATCAGCGCACGAGCGAAACGATGACTTTTCAGCTTTGGCTCGGGGATATATTTGACGGCGATCTTACCCGTCCGTGTTTTTCTCCTCGCCCTAGTGAACGGCGCGGCGTGGCCGCAGGAACCTGGCCGGAGGAACAGCCACACCTTTAACTGCCGTATGCTGAAGAGGCCGCCGGATGAGTTGGACTCTGAACGCCCAGAGGCTCGACAACAGTACGAGATCATGCAGTGTTTCACCGTGACGCAACCACGGAGCATGCAGGAGGAAGGGGAAGGTGCGCACACACGAACTGAGGAGTACGGCGTCCGAACTCTTTAGGGGCCACCTACAGaaccacgcacacgcacacgcacacgcgcacacacacactttctacaTCTCACCACTTTCCCTCCTCAGACCTGCAGAGCTGCCTGATTTGTATTGCCTGTCGGATACCTCGCACCCAGCCTTTCAGCACTGAGTCCTTCATCACGAGGCAGGACCCAAcaggtagcacacacacacacacgcacgcacacacacacacacacacacaccggtgtAATATCATAGTCAGGGCTCCCAAAAGTAACTGGACTCCTAGGACAAGATGCTATTTTTGAAGGTGCACTGTGCATTGTTACAGGCAGAAAGGCTGATCATGTTTCTGGGCGGTTGGGTTTTATGACGGGAACATTTTTATCACACCCATGaattttattatgttaaaaaaggtttttgtcttgttttttcttaACGACTGCAgccacaaaaaaatatatatatatacgtttttttcagaatttagggggggggctggactaCTGCAAATATTGGAATGTATATAAACCGatgttctttgtgtgtgtgtgtgtgtgcactctccTCCAGGGAAGATCATCTCCATAGAAACGAGCGCTTTGCGAGCGACGGGCCGGCCCGGCTGGGAGGACCTGGTCAGGAAGTGCATTTATGCTTTCTTTCAGCCGCAGGGCAAAGAGGCCTCCCACGCCAAGAAGCTGCTGCACGAGGGTTCGTAGCCGGACGCACAGTCGATGCTTCACGCACAATTGTTATGGGAAGTCGGCGCAGTGGAAGCCTGAACACATCCaggaaagcaaaacaaacacgaaACGAGCCCAAAGTCTAAAccctgtttttgtttctcttgccgtgtgcgtgcgtgcgtgcgtgtgcgtgtgcgtgtgtgtgtgtgtgtgtgtctcagcagTAATGACCCACGGCAGCGCTATCAGCCCCCTGTACCATTTCACATTAACTGACGGCACCACGCTCAGCGCTCAGACTCGCTGCAAGTTCTGCTGCCCCCCCAACCCTGACGTACAGCCCTTCATCATGGGCATCCACACTATTGACAGGTACTCTGCAGCatatacagcaaaaaaaaactctgaTGAGCCCCAGTTCCACAGGAAGGGAGCGGGTAATAAATGTGAGGAGTGCGGTCGGTACGTCGCAGTCCAGCTCGCAACTCGCATTAAATGAGGTTCGCGGCGCTTTGCTGCTCCAGGGCCAGGACGTCCAGACATAAGCGTCTGATCTGCTCTCCAGCTAATACTAAGAATGTCCCACTGATCCCAAACACAAGGAGTaagtcaaaaaaaaaggattataaTAAAGGTTTTAGGTGTGGCCGTGTCAAAGGCTGGACCTGAGGTCCATTAAATCTGTGTTGTGACCACATTAGAGCAGCACCTCGTTATTCTGAAGTTTCAGGTCTAGGTTAAACCCCGTTTATCTTGTAAAACGCAGTATTTGTACATGCAGTAACGTTAGACAGGCTTTACTCTGCGTGTTCCGAGTCTCGCCCGGCTACAGccatgttctgtgttctgtgttccgCCTTCCTCACAGGGAACACAACACTGCTAGCTCTCAGGAAAACACTCACCCCAGCCTTCCATCGGACCCTGGCAGCCTTGCCCAAACTCCCTCCCgctctccttcccttcctcccgGCAGCAACTGGACCCCAGGCTCGGGCGTGGCCACCTCGGGCCTCCTCCCAAACAACAGCAACGCCTCGTCCCACGGAAATAACTCGGCCACACCCACAGGCTACCTGAAGTCCAACCGGACCTGCCCCCAGCAGGGCGCCGGCCCCTCTCCTTCGAGCAGCCCACTCGCAGCCGCCACTACCTCTTTTATGTCACCCAGAATGCCACAGGCCAGTCCTGGACTAGGGGGGAGCCCCCGGGTCTCAGGGGatcccttctctccctccccgaCCGGCGCACCAAGCAGCGGAGCCTGCCTCAGCAGGCAGCCATCGGGGGGCGATGGCAGTAGTGGTGCCGCTGGTGGGTCAGCAGCgtccttctccttgtcctctcctgtccctcAGAGACGAGCCGATACGCCCACCAGCTCCTCTACTCGTCCCGCTGACGGAGGAGAAGGAACGACGGGGGACTCCGTCAATGCCCCCCTTCCCTCTGCCTCGCAGCCGGGTGGCACCAGACCCAATCAGCTCCTGGATAGCAGCGGCACGGGAGCCGAACCGAGCAACGGCCGTAGCCACGGCAACCCATCGCCTCATCCTCCGAACCCGCCCCCTGTGCCTCAGTGCCCCGCATCCCACAGCACTCTCACAGAGCGGCACAAGATCCtgcaccagctgctgcaggacacgaGTCCCGGTGACTCGTCCAGCGCCGCCGAGGAAGCGATAAGCAAAAGCCAAGCGGATGTTAAGAAGGAGCCGCACGCCAGCCCGGCGCTGGCCGTGCCGGCCTCCAAGTCCAGAAAGCCACAGGACCACCAGCTCCTCCGTTTCCTCCTGGACACCGATGAAAAGGTGACCGGGCGTTACGGATAAATCTCCCCCAGGCCGGAAGGCTCGTTTTCCATCTGCATTTATACACGTTTGAGTATTTCCACTAAAGGTTTATCCATGGTAGTATTTAACCGAAGAATCAAACGACCTCTGAAACGTTACGTTTATTAATCAGTTTTCGTTTTCAGGATTAATTAAAGTGTTTTTGCAGGACTTGGGGGACCTGCCGCCTCCGTCTGTTCTCAGCCTGCAAACGGTTCGGATAAAAGTGGAGAAGAGAGCGAGCACGGAGGGGGCGGGCGGCACGGGGTCCGCCGGGGCCGGACCCAAGCCTGCCTGCGTCAGTCCCGAGTCGAGTCCCATCGGAGAGAACCGCCGCAGGGACAGTCAGGACTCCACGGTACGTCCCTCATAACGGTAATAACCCGGCCACACCCACCGCTAGTTACCGGTGTTGCACGGCGCCAATGAGCTTAAGCCCGACCTGTGACCGGCGACGAGCCGATCATCGATTGTTCCTCGACTGCTGTCGTCGTGCAACGCGGATTACGCTCTCTGGAGCTCTAGAGCTCTGGCGTTGGCACGCCGGTCGTCACGAGTCACGCCGAAAGCTCATTCTCTTGGACTTTGTCCCGCGCCCTCGGCTACCAGCCGCAGCCTTTGAAGCTCGCTGGCccttttgacctttgaccttccccATCTCTCTGTCACCGATGCTCTGCCGCTTATTATTCTTCATCCTTTCGTGCCGTTGCGCCCGGATCGTCCTCATCGCtcgtttaatttatttttgctccccccccccccccccccctgtttcctGCCCTCAGATGTCTGGGGGTTCCGTCGACGTGGACCCCCTCACTCAGCTGCTACCCGGCCTGAGAGTCCCGAGCGGAGCCAAACGGGGCAGTGAGGACGCAACGGCCCCTGGCGGAGGCCTCCAGTCTCCAGGCCCCCTGCCCCCGGCTCAGCTCCAGTCCCCGATGTCCCAGGCCCAGTCCCTTCCCCGCTTGCAGTCGCCATCGCCCCAGCTCCGCTCCCCTTCCCCCCAGCTAAAGCTGCATTCACCGAGTCAGCCCGGCGAGGCCAGCGTTCCCCGCAACGTAAATGTGAAGAGAGACCCCCCTGGTACCCCCAACAGAGGTCAGTTCAGCTCCTCACTAGGCAATGGAGGCGTAGGGGCAAAGGAGTAGTATTAGACTGTATCCCCCTAGTGGCATTAAGAGGTACTGCAGAACCAGAAAACCACACTTGGTATTAAAATATCTTCAACGCCTGCGTTTGTTTCCCAGGGCTCAGCGATGTCGGGCCGCCGTCTGGTTGCGGCCTCCAGAGTCGGTCACCGTTTGACttctgcagcccccccacgCCAAGCCAGACACCGGGACAGGGAGACCCCTTCCAGGCCTCCAAAGAAGACGGTCCCTTTCCAGAGGAGGAAGTCATCGACCTGCTCGGCTCGAGCACTGGTACTCGAGCGGCGCGACGAGAGCTGCGGCTACGCGTGTTGGAATATATCGTCTGAAAATGATCTCGTGACGATCTGCTTCAGGCCTCGGTAAGATGGACGTGGGCGACGCCCGGTTCCAGCCTCTGGCGCTGTCTGACGCTCTGTCCTTCGATGGTCTCGGGACGCCTCTACACGCTCCTTTGGCATCGCCTCAAGAGTTAGTACTACGACCGGCGCTCACTGATCCTCTCCAAATACGCGTTAAACGTTTTAGGCTGGGCTGTAATATGTAATATTCTATTCTGAAGTTAATCTAAtatgaatctgtgtgtgtgtgtgaacctgTGTCGCTGCGAGCAGGCAGTGTGTGCCCTGCACCCTGGACGAGGTGCTCGGCCCGCCGACCACGCCCGAAGGCCGAAACGACGAGAAGGCGCTCCTGGAGCAGCTCGTCTCCTTCCTCAGCGGGACCGATGAGAGCGAGCTGGCGGAGCTGGATAAAGCTCTGGGGATTGACAAACTGGTTCAGGTAAGTGGAGCAGTGGGCGGTGCGTGGAGCGGTGAGAGTAAAGAGGAGGTTCTAGTTTTGTCCAACTCCACGTTCTTCCCACGTAGTTCCATCTGAAGGACGCGGCCTGATCAAGGTcgcttcctcttttccttctctttttgaTACTTTTAAACATTTCTGTTCACGCCAAGGTCTGTGAATTTATAAATGTAATCTTGTGTAAATTGTACCTTAAAAGGAAGTAGCCACATtcaaacatgcattttttttttttggtcttcctCTTGCCAGGGTGGCTGCTTCGACCCTTTGGCCCAAACCTTCCCGTCTCAACAACCCACTTCCAGCCCGGGTTCTGTGGACCCGAGACCTCCGACCTACCCGTCCCTGTTCACAGCAGTGCCGCAAGCCCCGTTTCCTCAAGAGCTGGCGACAGTGGGGCAACAGGGGCTGGGTTTCGGAGCACCACGGGGGGGGTTTCCCGGCGGGGCGATGGGCGTGGCTCTCAGGCCGGGCGTGGCGCGTCCACAGGGGTTGGCCGCTCCCCTCAGGCTGTCGCCCAACcagctccgcctgcagctgcagcagaggttGCAGGGCCCGCAGCAGGTGGGGACCACGGGAGGCCGTCGCCACCCTCTCTCCTGCTTGACCTCGCTcgcttgacctttgaccctcttCCCAGGCTCAGCTCCAGAACAGGATGACGGCCGTGAATTCCCCCTTTCCGGGAGCAGCCCGGCACGTAAACGTCGGGGTTCGTCAGGGGGTTCAGCAACCTCAGATGCCCTCACAAGTGAGtcgacggtgggggggggcggggcggggcgggaccCCGGCGTGACGAATGTTAAGGTTTCCCGTCTCGTCGTTCCGGTCTGCAGCCGCCGCTGAATGCCCAGATGCTGGCGCAGCGCCAGCGGGAGCTCTACAGCATCCAGCACCGCCAGCGGCAGCTGTTCCAGCAGAAGGTCATGCTGATGAGACAAAACATGGCAGGTACTCCGCCTGGGCCCGTCGGCGCCGCCGGGGTCCCCCAAGGTGCCCCGACGGCACCTCAGCAGCAGTTCAGCTTCCCGTCTGGGTTCAGCCCGATGGCGGGGAAACCCCCTACCTCACCGAGTCGCTTCAGCCCCGTGACCGGGGGCAACCGGGCTCTGCTGAGCGGCGTGCCGGGCCAATTCAGCAGCGCCGTCAACGCCTCAATGCAGCAGGGGCTGTTCCAGCAGTTTGGGGGTTCTGGTGAGTTCAAGGGAACCGAGCTCACCCGAGTtccaataatgataataatgatgatgatcagtTCCTGTTTGCTCTCCGTCATCGTACGATAAAGTATTCGTCTGAAGCTtttcacatttccatttttttaaagctatgGTCCAGCAGGAGACCTCTTTCCCTCCTGAGATGAGCCCAACCAGCCCCTTGTTGTCACCTCAAAACTCCACCCCCCAGAGTCCTCTGCTGCagcaagctccgcctcctggctACCAGTCACCAGACATGAAGAGCTGGACACAGACGGGCATGGGCAGCAACAGGTGGGGGCGCCAGGGAGCGTTAGATTAAAaaccagcgtgtgtgtgtgtgtgtgtgtgacatgctCCGCCTGTTTCTGTGCAGCCTGTTCAGCCAGCCAGGACAGAGTGCAGGGCAGGCCTTCGGCCAGCAGGGGGTCTACAACAACATGAGCATCACTGTCTCCATGGCTGGGGGCTCGGGGGGCGTTGGCTCCTTACCCCCCATGGGGCAGCCGGCGAGCATGACCAGCAGTAACCTCGGCAACCTGGGCTCGGTGTGCAGCGACCAGCAGGTCAGCGACGGCGACGGGATTTATTGGAGATGAATAGTgctgccactagatggcgccgACGTCCCGCGCTGCGACCCACAGGCGTGTAAAGCGTTGTGGCTTCTGTGCGTGCAGGTGCAGCAGCTTCAGGTGTTCGCAGACGTCCAGTGCACAGTGAACCTGGTCGGCGGCGACGCCTACCTGAACCCGGCCCCCGCCGGAGCCACGCCCCCCCAGAAAGGCCCCGGAGCCCAGGGCGCCCAGAACAACCCGGCCCAGCAGAAgagcctcctccagcagctgctcaccgagtgaccccccccccccccccagctctttTTACTCCCCCTACTTCTTCACATctacgcctcctcctcctcctcagagggCGGGGCACCAGATCcattgctgtctctgtctcacctTTTTGGGAGGAATGCTCGGAGAGCTCGGGGCTGTCAGTGGGAACCACTTCT encodes the following:
- the ncoa1 gene encoding nuclear receptor coactivator 1, with amino-acid sequence MSAVGEKPPDPATPESRKRKGSPCDTSGQNLDKRRRELECRYIEELAELLSSNMGDIASLNVKPDKCRILKSTVDQIQQMKRREREKADLLSPDDEVQKSDISSSSQGLMEKEALGPMLLEALDGFFFVVNREGRIVFVSENVTSYLGYKQEELMTSSVYTILHVGDHNEFVRNLLPKSLVNGAAWPQEPGRRNSHTFNCRMLKRPPDELDSERPEARQQYEIMQCFTVTQPRSMQEEGEDLQSCLICIACRIPRTQPFSTESFITRQDPTGKIISIETSALRATGRPGWEDLVRKCIYAFFQPQGKEASHAKKLLHEAVMTHGSAISPLYHFTLTDGTTLSAQTRCKFCCPPNPDVQPFIMGIHTIDREHNTASSQENTHPSLPSDPGSLAQTPSRSPSLPPGSNWTPGSGVATSGLLPNNSNASSHGNNSATPTGYLKSNRTCPQQGAGPSPSSSPLAAATTSFMSPRMPQASPGLGGSPRVSGDPFSPSPTGAPSSGACLSRQPSGGDGSSGAAGGSAASFSLSSPVPQRRADTPTSSSTRPADGGEGTTGDSVNAPLPSASQPGGTRPNQLLDSSGTGAEPSNGRSHGNPSPHPPNPPPVPQCPASHSTLTERHKILHQLLQDTSPGDSSSAAEEAISKSQADVKKEPHASPALAVPASKSRKPQDHQLLRFLLDTDEKDLGDLPPPSVLSLQTVRIKVEKRASTEGAGGTGSAGAGPKPACVSPESSPIGENRRRDSQDSTMSGGSVDVDPLTQLLPGLRVPSGAKRGSEDATAPGGGLQSPGPLPPAQLQSPMSQAQSLPRLQSPSPQLRSPSPQLKLHSPSQPGEASVPRNVNVKRDPPGTPNRGLSDVGPPSGCGLQSRSPFDFCSPPTPSQTPGQGDPFQASKEDGPFPEEEVIDLLGSSTGLGKMDVGDARFQPLALSDALSFDGLGTPLHAPLASPQEQCVPCTLDEVLGPPTTPEGRNDEKALLEQLVSFLSGTDESELAELDKALGIDKLVQGGCFDPLAQTFPSQQPTSSPGSVDPRPPTYPSLFTAVPQAPFPQELATVGQQGLGFGAPRGGFPGGAMGVALRPGVARPQGLAAPLRLSPNQLRLQLQQRLQGPQQAQLQNRMTAVNSPFPGAARHVNVGVRQGVQQPQMPSQPPLNAQMLAQRQRELYSIQHRQRQLFQQKVMLMRQNMAGTPPGPVGAAGVPQGAPTAPQQQFSFPSGFSPMAGKPPTSPSRFSPVTGGNRALLSGVPGQFSSAVNASMQQGLFQQFGGSAMVQQETSFPPEMSPTSPLLSPQNSTPQSPLLQQAPPPGYQSPDMKSWTQTGMGSNSLFSQPGQSAGQAFGQQGVYNNMSITVSMAGGSGGVGSLPPMGQPASMTSSNLGNLGSVCSDQQVQQLQVFADVQCTVNLVGGDAYLNPAPAGATPPQKGPGAQGAQNNPAQQKSLLQQLLTE